One part of the Bacillus sp. FJAT-27916 genome encodes these proteins:
- the hslV gene encoding ATP-dependent protease subunit HslV, translated as MEQFHATTIFAVQHNGGYAMAGDGQVTMGNAVVMKHTARKVRKLFNGKVLAGFAGSVADAFSLFEMFESKLHEYNGNLQRAAVELAKEWRSDKVLRKLEAMLIVMDTNSMLLISGTGEVIEPDDGILAIGSGGNYALSAGRALKRFSGDKMTAREIAHASLTIASEICVYTNSNIILEEL; from the coding sequence ATGGAACAATTTCACGCTACTACTATATTTGCCGTTCAGCATAATGGGGGTTATGCCATGGCTGGCGACGGGCAAGTGACAATGGGAAACGCAGTTGTGATGAAACATACGGCAAGAAAGGTTAGAAAACTCTTTAACGGCAAGGTTCTTGCCGGCTTTGCCGGTTCTGTAGCTGATGCTTTTTCGCTGTTTGAAATGTTTGAGAGCAAATTGCACGAATACAACGGAAATCTACAAAGGGCAGCAGTTGAGCTGGCAAAGGAATGGCGAAGTGACAAGGTGTTAAGGAAATTGGAGGCTATGCTGATTGTCATGGATACAAACAGTATGCTTTTGATCTCAGGAACAGGAGAGGTTATTGAACCTGATGACGGCATATTAGCAATTGGGTCAGGCGGAAATTATGCATTGTCTGCAGGCCGTGCATTAAAACGATTCTCCGGTGATAAAATGACAGCAAGGGAAATTGCGCATGCTTCATTAACGATTGCCTCTGAAATTTGTGTATATACGAATTCAAATATTATTTTGGAAGAGCTATAA
- the xerC gene encoding tyrosine recombinase XerC, with protein sequence MMNIETSIENYIKYLQIEKNYSKYTIASYQKDIEEFVLFMDEQAISSFDIVRYPDTRLFITNLTEHNMSKRSISRKISCLRSFYKFMMRENIVSENPFASVSLPKREQRLPRFKYEEEMEVLFDSIDGSTHLGKRDLALVELLYATGMRVSECCNVEMSDVDYSLMTVLAHGKGSKDRYIPFGEHAKKALIEYIGDSRAELMAKNSQTHNFLFVNQRGTPLTPRGVRYILTNIMEKACGNTNIYPHMLRHSFATHLLNNGADIRSVQELLGHSSVQSTQVYTHVTKERLREVYNNSHPRA encoded by the coding sequence ATTATGAACATTGAAACTTCTATAGAAAATTATATAAAGTATTTACAAATTGAAAAAAACTATTCAAAATATACAATTGCAAGTTATCAAAAGGATATTGAAGAATTTGTTTTGTTCATGGATGAGCAAGCAATTTCTTCCTTTGATATCGTAAGGTACCCTGATACCCGATTATTTATCACTAATCTAACCGAACATAATATGTCTAAAAGGAGTATAAGCAGGAAAATTTCATGCTTGCGCTCCTTTTATAAATTTATGATGCGAGAGAATATTGTCTCCGAAAACCCGTTCGCAAGTGTTTCACTTCCTAAAAGGGAGCAAAGACTTCCGAGATTTAAATATGAGGAAGAAATGGAAGTTCTCTTTGATTCCATTGATGGATCAACCCATCTTGGAAAGCGGGACCTGGCATTGGTAGAATTATTGTATGCAACAGGCATGCGGGTCAGTGAGTGCTGTAATGTTGAAATGAGTGATGTAGATTATTCCTTAATGACTGTCCTTGCTCATGGTAAAGGCAGTAAAGACCGTTATATCCCATTTGGAGAGCATGCAAAAAAAGCGCTCATTGAATATATCGGCGATTCAAGAGCAGAGTTGATGGCGAAGAACAGCCAGACGCATAATTTTCTGTTCGTGAACCAGAGAGGCACGCCTCTCACTCCGAGAGGGGTTCGCTACATTTTAACAAATATAATGGAAAAGGCATGTGGTAATACCAATATTTACCCTCATATGCTCAGGCATAGTTTTGCAACCCATTTATTAAATAACGGAGCGGATATCCGGTCGGTGCAAGAGCTCCTTGGGCATTCCTCTGTACAATCTACCCAAGTGTATACTCATGTAACGAAGGAAAGACTGAGAGAAGTATATAATAATAGTCATCCCAGGGCTTAA
- the trmFO gene encoding FADH(2)-oxidizing methylenetetrahydrofolate--tRNA-(uracil(54)-C(5))-methyltransferase TrmFO: MKKSVTVVGAGLAGSEAAWQIAQRGIQVDLYEMRPVKQTPAHHTDKFAELVCSNSLRANTLTNAVGVLKEEMRHLNSLIIDSADHCSVPAGGALAVDRHEFAGRVTDTLKNHPNITVHHEELTEIPTDGITIIATGPLTSEALSKEISKLTGEDYFYFYDAAAPIIEKDSIDMNKVYLKSRYDKGEAAYLNCPMTEEEFNTFYEALISAETVPLKEFEKEIFFEGCMPIEVMANRGKKTMLFGPMKPVGLEDPKTGKRPYAVVQLRQDDAAGTLYNIVGFQTHLKWGPQKEVIRLIPGLENAEIVRYGVMHRNTFINSPKVLKSTYQLRERENLFFAGQMTGVEGYVESAASGLIAGINAARLAEGLEPAVFPVETAMGSMANYITTTNAKNFQPMNANFGLFPDLGRRIKSKQERAEAHAGRALETIQNFSNSL, from the coding sequence ATGAAAAAAAGTGTTACAGTAGTAGGAGCGGGACTCGCAGGCAGTGAAGCTGCGTGGCAAATCGCTCAAAGAGGAATCCAGGTGGATTTATATGAAATGAGACCAGTGAAGCAGACACCTGCCCACCATACAGATAAATTTGCTGAATTGGTATGCAGTAATTCCTTGCGGGCCAACACGCTGACAAATGCGGTTGGAGTATTGAAGGAAGAAATGCGTCACTTGAATTCCTTGATCATTGACTCTGCCGACCATTGTTCCGTCCCTGCCGGGGGAGCATTAGCTGTTGATAGACATGAATTTGCGGGTCGTGTAACAGACACGCTCAAAAATCATCCGAATATCACGGTTCATCATGAGGAGTTGACAGAGATTCCTACAGATGGTATCACGATTATTGCAACAGGTCCGTTAACCAGTGAAGCGCTTTCGAAGGAAATCAGCAAGCTGACGGGTGAAGATTATTTTTATTTCTATGATGCGGCAGCGCCCATTATTGAAAAAGACAGCATAGATATGAATAAGGTGTATTTGAAATCCCGTTATGATAAAGGGGAAGCGGCTTATTTGAACTGCCCAATGACGGAAGAAGAGTTCAATACTTTCTATGAGGCTTTGATTAGTGCAGAAACGGTTCCATTGAAGGAGTTCGAGAAGGAAATATTCTTTGAAGGCTGTATGCCAATTGAAGTCATGGCAAACAGAGGAAAGAAAACGATGCTCTTTGGTCCAATGAAGCCGGTTGGCCTTGAGGATCCTAAGACAGGGAAACGCCCTTATGCAGTCGTGCAATTGAGACAGGATGACGCAGCGGGAACCCTTTATAATATTGTTGGATTCCAAACACATTTAAAATGGGGACCTCAAAAAGAAGTCATCCGTTTAATTCCTGGCTTGGAAAATGCAGAAATTGTCCGTTACGGCGTCATGCACCGGAATACATTCATCAATTCTCCAAAGGTATTGAAGAGTACCTACCAATTGAGAGAGCGGGAGAATCTTTTCTTTGCGGGGCAAATGACAGGTGTAGAAGGCTATGTTGAATCCGCAGCATCTGGATTGATTGCTGGGATTAATGCCGCAAGATTAGCAGAAGGCTTAGAACCAGCCGTTTTCCCTGTAGAAACAGCAATGGGAAGCATGGCGAATTATATAACGACAACCAATGCGAAGAACTTCCAGCCGATGAACGCGAACTTCGGTCTTTTCCCAGACTTGGGAAGACGGATTAAATCGAAGCAAGAGCGTGCAGAGGCCCATGCAGGACGTGCATTAGAAACGATTCAAAACTTTTCGAATAGTTTGTAA
- the topA gene encoding type I DNA topoisomerase — translation MADYLVIVESPAKAKTIEKYLGKKYKVKASMGHVRDLPKSQTGVDVKHNYEPKYITIRGKGDVLKELKTAAKKAKKVYLAADPDREGEAIAWHLAHSLGVDINSDCRVVFNEITKDAIKESFKHPRPIKMNLVDAQQARRILDRLVGYNISPLLWKKVKKGLSAGRVQSIAVRLVIDREKEITKFIPEEYWSINGTFLKGNKEFEANFHSLNKEKVQLSNEEDVKGILSKIKGNEFTVQKVTKKERRRNPAPPFTTSSLQQEAARKLNFRAKKTMMIAQQLYEGIEIGKEGTVGLITYMRTDSTRISETAQTEARGWIGSQYGEEYHSQAPRKDKQSSGAQDAHEAVRPTSVHRDPASIKEFLSRDQFRLYKLIWERFLASQMAPAVMDTMAVDLTAEDVLFRANGSKVKFPGFMKVYVEGSDDQTEEKENLLPELSEGDIVYSKDIVPNQHFTQPPPRYTEARLVKTLEELGIGRPSTYAPTLDTIQKRGYVALDNKRFIPTELGEIVNDIMMEFFPDILDVEFTAKMESDLDHIEDGEVEWVNIIDQFYQGFEKDLEKAEVEMEKIEIKDEPTGEMCEECGSPMVYKMGRYGKFMACSNFPDCRNTKPIVKEIGVKCPKCHEGNIVERKSKKRRIFYGCDRYPTCDFVSWDKPLQRPCPKCNGPLVEKKLKKGVQVQCTNCSYKEETQA, via the coding sequence ATGGCGGATTATTTAGTGATTGTGGAGTCGCCCGCAAAAGCGAAAACCATAGAAAAATACTTAGGAAAAAAATATAAAGTGAAAGCATCCATGGGGCATGTTCGGGATTTACCGAAAAGTCAGACAGGAGTGGATGTTAAACATAACTATGAACCGAAATACATTACCATTCGTGGTAAGGGTGATGTATTGAAGGAATTGAAAACGGCCGCAAAGAAAGCAAAGAAAGTCTATCTCGCAGCCGACCCCGACCGCGAAGGGGAAGCGATTGCTTGGCATTTAGCGCATAGCTTAGGGGTTGACATCAACTCTGATTGCCGGGTTGTGTTTAATGAAATTACAAAGGATGCTATAAAGGAATCCTTTAAACATCCCCGCCCGATCAAGATGAATCTTGTTGATGCCCAGCAGGCAAGACGAATCCTAGACAGATTGGTAGGCTATAATATCAGCCCGCTATTATGGAAGAAAGTGAAAAAAGGGTTGAGTGCAGGGCGTGTTCAATCCATTGCGGTAAGACTTGTCATTGACCGCGAAAAAGAAATTACGAAGTTTATCCCGGAAGAGTACTGGTCCATTAATGGAACGTTCCTGAAAGGAAATAAAGAGTTTGAAGCAAACTTCCATTCTCTTAACAAGGAAAAGGTACAGCTTTCCAATGAAGAGGATGTTAAAGGAATTCTTTCAAAAATAAAAGGTAATGAGTTTACGGTCCAAAAAGTGACCAAAAAGGAGCGGAGACGTAATCCAGCGCCGCCGTTTACGACCTCATCCCTTCAGCAGGAAGCAGCCCGCAAGCTAAACTTCCGTGCGAAGAAGACGATGATGATTGCCCAGCAGCTCTATGAAGGAATTGAGATTGGCAAAGAAGGAACGGTCGGTTTGATCACCTACATGCGTACTGATTCAACACGGATTTCTGAAACCGCTCAAACAGAAGCCCGCGGCTGGATTGGATCCCAATACGGTGAAGAATACCACTCACAGGCACCGCGTAAAGACAAGCAGAGCAGCGGCGCACAGGATGCTCACGAAGCTGTGCGTCCAACCAGTGTTCACAGGGATCCAGCCTCCATCAAGGAATTCCTTTCAAGAGATCAGTTCCGCTTATATAAGCTAATATGGGAACGTTTCCTTGCGAGCCAGATGGCGCCTGCGGTCATGGATACAATGGCAGTTGACTTAACGGCTGAGGATGTTTTATTCAGAGCCAATGGCTCTAAAGTGAAATTTCCTGGCTTTATGAAGGTATATGTTGAGGGGTCAGATGACCAGACTGAGGAGAAAGAGAATCTGCTGCCGGAGCTATCCGAGGGAGATATCGTTTATTCAAAGGATATTGTCCCAAATCAGCACTTTACACAGCCGCCGCCACGCTACACAGAGGCAAGGCTTGTGAAGACATTGGAGGAACTCGGTATCGGCCGTCCTTCCACATATGCTCCAACGCTTGACACGATTCAAAAGCGAGGGTATGTTGCTCTCGATAATAAACGGTTTATACCGACAGAGCTTGGAGAAATCGTGAATGATATCATGATGGAGTTCTTCCCGGATATCCTTGATGTTGAATTCACGGCTAAAATGGAAAGCGATCTTGACCATATTGAAGATGGCGAAGTTGAATGGGTCAATATCATTGATCAATTCTATCAAGGCTTTGAGAAAGATTTGGAGAAAGCCGAAGTAGAAATGGAGAAAATCGAAATTAAGGATGAGCCGACGGGAGAAATGTGTGAGGAATGCGGATCTCCAATGGTCTACAAGATGGGCCGTTACGGCAAATTCATGGCTTGCAGCAATTTCCCTGATTGCCGGAATACGAAGCCAATCGTAAAGGAAATTGGGGTTAAGTGTCCGAAATGCCATGAGGGCAATATCGTTGAGAGGAAAAGCAAGAAACGCCGCATTTTCTATGGATGCGACCGTTATCCGACCTGCGATTTTGTCTCCTGGGATAAGCCGCTTCAGCGGCCATGTCCAAAATGTAATGGTCCGCTTGTCGAGAAAAAACTCAAAAAAGGCGTCCAGGTGCAATGCACCAATTGCAGTTATAAGGAAGAGACACAGGCATGA
- the dprA gene encoding DNA-processing protein DprA produces MDVWKNRLVHLDHCRGMSWKGLYQLLKDDPELLKIYERPLLYWKKLLHLESPNLQLFIKDLHNIKLSQMPSVYEQDEIHCLSFLDKEYPITLTNIYQQPWVLYAKGNVSLLTHKRILAIIGTRAPTEYGNEVLKRLVPDFVQADISVVSGLAKGIDSLAHKITLANGGDCLAVIGGGLHHIYPRENIHLAHLIMQKGLIISEYPPVVRPKPWHFPMRNRLISGLSKAILVVESKRKSGTFITVERGLEQGKDIFAVPGSIFSEPSSGTNAWIREGAKLVTCAEDILSEWE; encoded by the coding sequence ATGGATGTATGGAAGAATCGGCTGGTGCATTTGGACCATTGTCGAGGTATGTCGTGGAAGGGACTATACCAACTATTAAAGGATGATCCTGAATTGCTGAAAATCTACGAAAGGCCCCTGCTATATTGGAAGAAGCTCCTTCATTTAGAATCCCCTAATCTTCAACTCTTCATAAAAGACCTTCATAACATAAAGCTCTCCCAGATGCCCTCAGTTTATGAGCAAGATGAAATCCATTGTCTATCTTTTCTTGATAAGGAATATCCGATTACCCTCACTAATATTTATCAACAACCCTGGGTTTTATATGCAAAGGGAAATGTCAGCCTATTGACACACAAAAGAATTTTAGCCATTATAGGAACTCGGGCACCGACAGAATATGGAAATGAGGTGCTGAAGAGATTGGTTCCGGATTTTGTCCAGGCTGACATTAGTGTTGTAAGCGGCTTAGCAAAAGGGATTGATTCCCTGGCCCACAAAATAACTCTTGCAAATGGCGGGGATTGCCTTGCGGTTATCGGAGGAGGCCTTCATCATATTTATCCGAGGGAAAACATTCATTTGGCTCATTTAATTATGCAAAAAGGACTTATTATTTCTGAATACCCGCCGGTTGTTCGTCCCAAGCCCTGGCACTTTCCCATGAGAAATCGATTAATCAGTGGTTTATCAAAAGCGATTTTAGTGGTAGAAAGTAAGCGAAAAAGCGGTACGTTTATTACGGTTGAACGCGGGCTTGAACAAGGAAAGGATATTTTTGCTGTTCCGGGGAGCATCTTTTCCGAGCCATCCTCAGGTACAAACGCCTGGATCAGGGAAGGGGCAAAGCTAGTTACGTGTGCAGAGGATATCCTATCAGAATGGGAATAA
- the sucD gene encoding succinate--CoA ligase subunit alpha, translating to MSVFVNKDTKVIVQGITGSTARFHTKQMLEYGTQIVGGVTPGKGGTEAEGVPVFNTVIEAKEATGANASVVYVPAPFAADSILEAVDAELDLVICITEHIPVLDMVKVKRYMEGKKTRLIGPNCPGVITPEECKIGIMPGYIHKKGHIGVVSRSGTLTYEAVHQLSQAGFGQSSAVGIGGDPVNGTDFIDVLKAFNEDPDTYAVIMIGEIGGTAEEEAAQWVKENMTKPVTGFIGGRTAPPGKRMGHAGAIISGGKGTADEKIRIMNECGIKVAETPAVMGETMLQVLKEKGLYDKCKTH from the coding sequence ATGAGCGTATTTGTTAATAAAGATACAAAAGTTATTGTGCAAGGAATCACTGGTTCAACTGCACGTTTTCATACAAAACAAATGCTTGAATATGGAACGCAGATCGTTGGCGGTGTAACTCCTGGTAAAGGGGGCACTGAAGCGGAAGGAGTGCCTGTTTTCAATACGGTTATTGAAGCGAAGGAAGCTACTGGCGCTAATGCATCTGTTGTCTATGTGCCTGCTCCGTTTGCAGCTGATTCTATTCTTGAAGCGGTAGATGCTGAGCTTGATTTGGTTATTTGTATCACCGAGCATATTCCAGTGCTGGATATGGTCAAGGTAAAACGATATATGGAAGGCAAGAAAACAAGGCTTATTGGACCAAACTGTCCGGGTGTTATTACACCAGAAGAATGCAAAATCGGCATCATGCCAGGTTATATCCATAAAAAAGGTCATATCGGTGTAGTGTCCAGATCCGGAACTTTGACTTATGAGGCTGTTCATCAGCTCAGCCAAGCAGGATTCGGCCAATCATCTGCCGTAGGAATCGGGGGAGACCCGGTTAATGGAACCGACTTTATTGATGTCTTGAAGGCATTCAATGAAGACCCAGATACTTATGCTGTTATCATGATTGGAGAAATCGGGGGAACAGCAGAAGAAGAAGCAGCACAATGGGTGAAAGAAAATATGACTAAGCCAGTAACAGGCTTTATCGGCGGAAGAACTGCCCCTCCAGGCAAGAGAATGGGCCATGCTGGTGCCATTATCTCCGGCGGTAAGGGAACAGCTGATGAGAAGATCCGCATCATGAATGAGTGTGGAATTAAAGTGGCTGAAACACCTGCCGTAATGGGAGAAACAATGCTTCAAGTGCTGAAAGAAAAAGGCTTGTACGACAAATGTAAAACACATTAA
- the sucC gene encoding ADP-forming succinate--CoA ligase subunit beta has protein sequence MNIHEYQGKEILRQYGVKVPNGKVAFSVDEAVNAASELGTPVTVVKAQIHAGGRGKAGGVKVAKSLDEVRTYADEILGKVLVTHQTGPDGKEVKRLLIEEGCDIKKEYYVGLVLDRATSRIVLMASEEGGTEIEEVAEKTPEKIFKEVIDPVVGLTAFQARRIAFNINIPKELVNKTVKFMMGLYNAFVEKDCSIAEINPLVVTGDGEVMALDAKLNFDENALYRHKDIVEYRDLDEEDPKEIEASKYDLSYISLDGNIGCMVNGAGLAMSTMDIINHYGGNPANFLDVGGGATAEKVTEAFKIILSDKNVKGIFVNIFGGIMKCDVIAEGVVEAAKQVSLDVPLVVRLEGTNVDLGKKILRESGIDITAAESMADGAQKIVSLIG, from the coding sequence ATGAATATCCATGAGTATCAAGGTAAAGAAATCCTCAGACAATACGGGGTTAAGGTCCCTAATGGCAAGGTTGCCTTTTCGGTAGATGAAGCTGTGAATGCAGCAAGTGAGCTGGGAACACCTGTAACCGTTGTCAAAGCGCAAATCCATGCAGGCGGAAGAGGGAAAGCCGGCGGGGTTAAGGTCGCTAAATCACTTGATGAGGTTCGTACCTATGCAGACGAGATTCTTGGCAAGGTGCTTGTCACACATCAAACGGGTCCTGACGGTAAAGAAGTTAAACGCTTACTTATCGAAGAAGGCTGTGATATTAAGAAGGAATACTATGTTGGGCTTGTATTGGACCGTGCCACTTCAAGAATCGTCCTGATGGCATCTGAAGAAGGCGGAACGGAGATTGAAGAAGTAGCCGAAAAAACACCAGAGAAAATTTTCAAAGAGGTAATCGATCCGGTTGTAGGATTGACGGCTTTCCAAGCTAGAAGAATTGCATTTAATATCAATATACCAAAGGAATTAGTCAATAAAACAGTTAAATTCATGATGGGCTTATACAATGCATTTGTTGAAAAGGACTGCTCTATTGCGGAAATCAATCCATTAGTCGTAACTGGCGATGGTGAGGTAATGGCACTTGATGCCAAGCTGAATTTCGACGAAAATGCCTTGTATCGCCATAAGGATATTGTCGAATATCGAGATCTTGATGAAGAGGATCCAAAAGAAATCGAAGCATCCAAGTATGACTTAAGCTATATATCCCTAGACGGAAATATTGGCTGCATGGTAAATGGAGCCGGCCTTGCTATGTCCACAATGGATATCATCAACCATTATGGCGGAAATCCCGCTAACTTCCTTGATGTTGGGGGCGGTGCGACAGCAGAGAAGGTAACCGAAGCATTCAAAATCATCCTATCTGACAAAAACGTTAAAGGGATTTTTGTTAACATTTTTGGCGGCATCATGAAATGCGATGTCATTGCAGAAGGCGTTGTAGAAGCTGCGAAGCAAGTGAGCCTTGATGTTCCATTGGTTGTCCGTTTAGAAGGAACGAATGTAGACCTCGGTAAGAAAATTCTAAGAGAATCCGGTATCGATATTACGGCTGCGGAATCTATGGCTGATGGTGCACAAAAAATCGTTTCGTTAATAGGTTAA
- the ltrA gene encoding group II intron reverse transcriptase/maturase produces the protein MLLNQILSRENMLLALKRVEKNKGSHGVDKMPVQNLRQHLVENWSSIREAILEGTYEPMPVRRVEIPKPDGGFRLLGIPTVTDRLIQQAIAQVVSKIYDPMFSEHSYGFRPNRSAHDAVRKAKGYIQEGYRWVVDMDLEKFFDKVNHDRLMSTLAKRIDEKPLLKLIRRYLQAGVMINGVVTSMEKGTPQGGPLSPLLSNIVLDELDKELESREHRFVRYADDCNIYVKSKRAGERTLASIQRLIEGKLRLKVNEKKSAVGRPWKRKFLGFTFASTKEPKIRIAKASIQRMKEKVRKITSRKMPYPMEYRIQKLNQYLTGWCGYFALA, from the coding sequence ATGCTTTTGAATCAAATCCTGTCACGGGAGAATATGCTTCTCGCATTAAAGCGAGTCGAAAAGAATAAAGGAAGTCATGGAGTAGATAAGATGCCCGTACAAAACCTACGTCAGCACTTAGTCGAAAATTGGTCTTCCATCAGAGAAGCTATTCTGGAGGGAACCTACGAACCGATGCCAGTCCGAAGAGTCGAAATCCCGAAACCTGATGGCGGCTTCCGGCTACTGGGAATCCCTACCGTGACAGACCGTTTGATTCAACAGGCGATAGCCCAAGTGGTATCGAAGATATACGACCCCATGTTCTCCGAACATAGTTATGGCTTCCGACCAAACCGGAGTGCCCATGACGCTGTACGGAAGGCGAAGGGCTACATCCAAGAAGGATACAGATGGGTAGTAGACATGGACTTGGAGAAGTTCTTTGACAAGGTCAATCATGACCGACTAATGAGCACGTTGGCAAAGAGAATCGATGAGAAACCTCTATTGAAACTAATTCGCCGGTATTTACAAGCTGGAGTGATGATCAATGGAGTGGTTACCAGTATGGAGAAAGGAACTCCTCAGGGAGGTCCCCTAAGCCCCTTACTTTCAAATATTGTCCTAGATGAATTGGATAAAGAATTAGAAAGCCGGGAACATCGATTCGTACGCTATGCGGATGATTGCAATATCTACGTGAAATCCAAGCGTGCAGGTGAACGAACCTTGGCCAGCATTCAACGACTCATTGAGGGGAAGCTCCGATTGAAAGTGAATGAGAAGAAGTCAGCGGTAGGCCGACCTTGGAAACGTAAGTTTCTGGGGTTTACTTTCGCATCGACGAAAGAGCCAAAAATTCGCATCGCAAAAGCGAGCATCCAGCGAATGAAGGAGAAGGTCCGGAAAATCACTTCCAGGAAGATGCCTTACCCAATGGAATACCGGATTCAGAAACTGAACCAGTATCTAACCGGATGGTGTGGATACTTCGCGTTAGC
- a CDS encoding ribonuclease HII: protein MTKLTIAEIKGRLNGIRDLEDPFVAECRKDGRKGVQLALKSLEKAIDKEQMQREHFESICAYERDLRSEGYQFIAGVDEAGRGPLAGPVVAAAVILPEDFYLPGLNDSKQLSALQRTEYFDFIHEHAAAVSVGIINSHEIDQINIYEAARKAMLEAIRHLPLAPDYCLIDAMEVQIPIGQLSLIKGDAKSASIAAASVIAKETRDRMMIEYGARHPQYGFEKHMGYGTKSHLEAINQYGPTDWHRMTFAPLKHLNGSGFQQSK, encoded by the coding sequence CTGACTAAGTTGACGATTGCAGAAATAAAGGGAAGGCTGAACGGAATTAGAGACCTAGAGGACCCGTTTGTAGCTGAGTGCAGAAAGGACGGCCGTAAAGGGGTTCAGCTGGCTCTTAAAAGCCTAGAGAAGGCAATAGACAAGGAACAGATGCAAAGGGAGCATTTCGAGTCAATCTGTGCCTATGAGAGGGATTTAAGGAGTGAGGGATACCAATTCATTGCCGGCGTGGATGAGGCGGGCAGAGGGCCTTTAGCGGGACCGGTAGTAGCTGCTGCGGTTATCCTGCCGGAGGATTTCTATTTACCTGGCTTAAATGATTCCAAGCAGCTATCTGCTTTGCAGAGAACCGAATACTTTGACTTTATCCATGAGCATGCTGCCGCAGTATCAGTCGGCATTATTAATAGTCATGAAATTGATCAAATTAATATATATGAAGCAGCAAGGAAAGCAATGCTTGAGGCCATTAGACATTTGCCGTTAGCCCCGGATTATTGCTTGATTGATGCGATGGAGGTTCAAATCCCAATAGGTCAGCTTTCTTTAATAAAAGGAGATGCCAAATCGGCCTCTATTGCAGCTGCATCGGTTATCGCAAAAGAAACACGTGACCGAATGATGATTGAGTATGGTGCTCGTCATCCCCAATATGGGTTTGAGAAACATATGGGATACGGAACAAAAAGCCATTTAGAGGCTATCAATCAATATGGCCCGACTGATTGGCACCGAATGACGTTTGCCCCCCTTAAGCATTTAAACGGGAGCGGCTTTCAGCAATCGAAGTAA
- the ylqF gene encoding ribosome biogenesis GTPase YlqF encodes MTIQWFPGHMAKARREVTEKLKLVDIIFELVDARLPQSSRNPMIDEIIQHKPRLVILNKADMADQQKTNEWLAYFAEKGIKAVAVNAHQGTGLKSIMSGAQEVLKEKIDKMKSRGIKPRAIRAMIVGIPNVGKSTLINRLAGKNIAKTGNMPGVTKAQQWIKVGKELELLDTPGILWPKFEDQEVGYKLAVTGAIKDTILNLHDIAIYGLHFLEEEYPNRLKERYDLDEIPEEVVQAFDQIGAKRGCLAGRGLVDYDKTAELIIRDIRTEKFGRLTFERPNDSDDV; translated from the coding sequence ATGACTATACAATGGTTTCCCGGGCATATGGCAAAAGCCCGGCGTGAAGTAACAGAGAAATTAAAGCTAGTGGATATTATCTTTGAATTGGTGGATGCTAGACTTCCTCAATCTTCAAGGAATCCGATGATTGATGAAATCATTCAGCATAAGCCGCGCTTAGTTATATTGAACAAAGCAGATATGGCAGACCAGCAAAAAACGAATGAGTGGCTGGCTTATTTCGCAGAAAAAGGAATTAAGGCCGTTGCGGTCAATGCCCACCAAGGGACAGGCTTAAAGAGCATCATGTCAGGGGCGCAGGAAGTACTAAAGGAAAAAATCGATAAAATGAAATCACGCGGTATTAAGCCCCGTGCTATTCGTGCGATGATTGTCGGTATCCCGAACGTTGGGAAATCAACCCTTATTAATCGTCTTGCCGGAAAGAATATCGCCAAGACCGGCAATATGCCAGGGGTGACGAAGGCCCAGCAATGGATTAAGGTCGGCAAGGAGCTTGAGCTTCTTGATACCCCGGGGATTCTTTGGCCGAAGTTTGAGGACCAAGAGGTTGGGTACAAGCTTGCTGTGACAGGCGCCATCAAGGATACCATCCTGAACTTGCATGATATTGCTATCTATGGACTCCATTTCCTTGAAGAGGAATATCCGAACCGCCTGAAGGAACGCTATGATTTAGATGAGATTCCGGAAGAAGTCGTTCAGGCCTTTGACCAAATTGGCGCTAAGAGAGGCTGCCTGGCTGGCCGTGGATTGGTGGATTATGATAAGACTGCAGAACTAATCATTCGCGATATTCGTACAGAAAAATTCGGAAGACTTACTTTTGAACGACCAAATGATTCAGATGATGTATAA